One Camelina sativa cultivar DH55 chromosome 3, Cs, whole genome shotgun sequence genomic window carries:
- the LOC104769410 gene encoding probable aldo-keto reductase 1 has product MAGASGVRRIKLGSQGLEVSAQGLGCMGLSIFDGTTKVETDLIALIHHAITSGITLLDTSDIYGPDANELLLGQALKDGRMREKVELATKFGILYEYEKWGYRGDPAYVRAACEASLRRLGVSCIDLYYQHRIDTTVPIEVTIGELKKLVEEGKIKYIGLSEASASTIRRAHAVHPLTAVQLEWSLWSRDVEEDIIPTCRELGIGIVAYSPLGRGFFAAGPKFIENMDNGDYRKGLPRFQQENLDHNKILYEKVNAMAEKKSCTPAQLALAWVHHQGNDVCPIPRTSKIKNLNQNIGALSIELTIEEMAELEAMGHPGSVKGERSDTNIVTYKNSETPPLSSWTA; this is encoded by the exons ATGGCAGGTGCAAGTGGAGTGCGAAGGATCAAGCTAGGAAGCCAAGGTCTTGAAGTTTCGGCTCAAGGTCTTGGTTGTATGGGACTTTCCATCTTCGACGGAACTACCAAGGTGGAGACAGATCTCATTGCTCTCATTCACCACGCTATTACTTCCGGTATCACGCTCCTCGACACATCTGACATCTACGGTCCCGATGCCAACGAGTTGCTCCTTGGTCAG GCTTTGAAAGATGGGAGGATGAGGGAGAAAGTGGAACTGGCAACCAAGTTTGGGATTCTCTATGAATATGAGAAATGGGGTTACAGGGGAGATCCAGCCTATGTGAGGGCTGCGTGTGAAGCGAGCTTAAGGCGTTTAGGAGTTAGCTGCATCGATCTCTATTATCAGCATAGGATCGATACCACTGTCCCCATTGAAGTCACT ATTGGAGAACTAAAGAAGCTAGTTGAAGAGGGTAAGATAAAGTACATTGGTTTGTCTGAAGCCTCTGCCTCTACTATAAGGAGAGCCCATGCTGTTCACCCGCTAACTGCGGTACAATTAGAATGGTCTTTGTGGTCGAGAGATGTTGAAGAAGATATAATTCCTACTTGCAG GGAGCTGGGTATTGGAATTGTAGCTTACAGTCCTCTGGGACGGGGCTTCTTTGCTGCAGGGCCTAAGTTCATTGAGAATATGGACAATGGTGACTACAGAAAG GGTTTACCAAGATTCCAGCAAGAGAACTTAGACCACAACAAGATTCTCTATGAAAAGGTCAATGCTATGGCAGAAAAGAAAAGCTGCACGCCTGCGCAATTAGCTTTGGCATGGGTTCATCACCAAGGAAATGATGTCTGCCCAATTCCCCGAACCTCCAAGATCAAAAACCTTAATCAGAACATAGGAGCTTTATCTATAGAACTCACTATCGAAGAGATGGCCGAGCTTGAAGCCATGGGACACCCAGGTTCTGtgaaaggagaaagatcagacACTAATATAGTTACCTATAAGAATTCTGAAACT
- the LOC104769403 gene encoding uncharacterized protein LOC104769403, which translates to MKKQSRANDVDHQQQQNLDPENPHQSSRFFGQSCSSALSRLFSLRCLIVLVVSLAILLPTIFCLFPSRSHTLAPPLSQPHANDTINYNVTVEQVTVLSLRQSCSCKYTDVEFAVVPVSAGYEISTQSLNSLRSSFVNLLEQRSKLNLTTTSFGKPISFQVLKFPGGISVDPSGSIPVPFIGYVGNLLNFTLDRSISQILRDNKARKLSGKLAVTLCLEPQESIYFRLTNIQGSTVSPPVIVQVYLVITIRDNLQQRLDHFAHITQTISQTSSANNLGLDNTVFGEVKRITISTNLEGEILDPASVMAPTPTPACYPSLC; encoded by the exons ATGAAAAAGCAGTCAAGAGCGAACGATGTGGATCACCAGCAGCAGCAGAACCTCGACCCTGAGAACCCTCATCAATCTTCTCGATTCTTCGGTCAGAGCTGTTCCTCTGCTCTGTCGCGTCTCTTTAGTCTCCGATGTCTCATTGTTTTGGTCGTAAGCTTAGCGATTCTTCTTCCTACGATCTTCTGCCTATTCCCCAGTCGATCTCATACACTAGCTCCGCCCCTGTCTCAACCCCATGCTAATGATACAATCAACTACAATG TTACTGTTGAACAGGTGACTGTTCTGTCTCTGCGTCAGTCATGTTCATGTAAGTATACAGATGTGGAGTTTGCAGTTGTACCTGTCTCTGCTGGCTATGAAATAAGCACACAGTCGTTAAATTCACTGCGATCTTCTTTCGTTAACCTGCTTGAACAAAGATCGAAGCTGAATCTGACCACAACAAGTTTTGGGAAGCCAATTTCTTTTCAGGTTTTGAAATTTCCTGGGGGAATCTCTGTAGATCCCAGTGGATCTATACCTGTACCTTTCATTGGATATGTAGGGAATCTTCTTAATTTTACACTCGATAGATCAATATCCCAGATACTACGAGATAACAAGGCTCGAAAACTAAGTGGTAAACTTGCGGTTACGTTGTGTTTGGAGCCACAGGAGAGTATTTATTTCCGACTCACAAATATACAAGGATCTACAGTATCTCCACCGGTAATTGTTCAGGTTTATCTTGTCATAACCATAAGAGACAACCTTCAGCAGAGATTGGACCATTTTGCACACATCACTCAAACAATCAGTCAAACATCTAGTGCTAATAATCTCGGTCTAGACAACACAGTTTTTGGTGAAGTCAAACGTATTACTATCTCAACAAACCTGGAAGGCGAAATTCTTGATCCTGCGTCGGTGATGGCACCAACACCAACTCCAGCTTGCTACCCTTCTCTGTGTTGA
- the LOC104769394 gene encoding uncharacterized protein LOC104769394: MNSTSTGTVENVEFSIQNLIRSWCRRQKWRQICLLSPKEQQQEVLISIKQQWRITLSEFLESYQIHLFTIFLLSLDIILTSLELSSSLLSCTSVKKAQTENEWFRWGGTAILSILAVKSMSLAVAMGKSFFMQPGCVMDGALAIVSLILQVLLEKKGTGFIVVVSLWRVLRVVETAFELSDEAIEVQIDRIISQFQALSKENRSLLETLAEKDEVIKKLEEELNQFKENGDFLIVNNRPYTGRL; the protein is encoded by the coding sequence ATGAATTCTACTAGCACCGGAACAGTTGAAAATGTCGAATTCTCCATCCAAAACCTAATAAGGAGTTGGTGCAGACGGCAAAAATGGCGACAAATCTGCCTCCTCTCTCcgaaagaacaacaacaagaagtaCTCATCTCCATCAAACAACAATGGAGAATCACTTTATCAGAGTTCCTAGAGTCATACCAAATTCACcttttcaccatcttcttgcTTTCTCTCGACATCATCTTAACTTCCCTCGaattatcttcttctctgctctcCTGCACATCAGTCAAGAAAGCTCAGACCGAGAATGAATGGTTCCGTTGGGGAGGAACCGCGATTTTGAGCATTCTTGCCGTTAAATCCATGTCTCTGGCTGTTGCTATGGGGAAATCGTTCTTCATGCAACCTGGCTGTGTAATGGATGGCGCACTTGCGATTGTTTCTCTGATTCTTCAGGTGCTTCTTGAGAAGAAAGGGACCGGGTTCATCGTGGTGGTGAGTTTGTGGCGGGTTTTGAGGGTTGTGGAGACTGCGTTTGAGCTTAGTGATGAAGCCATTGAAGTGCAGATAGATAGAATCATCAGCCAGTTTCAGGCTCTTAGTAAAGAGAATAGATCATTGCTAGAGACGCTCGCAGAGAAAGATGAAGTAATTAAGAAGCTAGAGGAAGAGCTTAATCAATTCAAAGAAAATGGCGATTTTCTAATTGTGAATAACCGACCATATACAGGGAGGCTATAA
- the LOC104769385 gene encoding F-box protein At1g10780 codes for MDSLPDALLQYILSNMTAAKDVAACNCVSNRWKESTDSVQKITFLRNSFDSIISKTDDDDDDDSDTISKTDESDTIVRKMISSFRRLEELVVYSPFSSNGLASWMAHVGSSLKLLELRMDNLASEDAIVEGPLKLDCVGVAKNLETLRLWGVLMMSPPKWDMFPNLRCLEIVGARTDDATLCHALRACPNLSNLLLLACEGVKSISIDLPYLEHCKLDFYGPGNSVLVLTSPRLLSLDVQGCSFIRVPETRFLKTLSISNIAGRVYMVDFHNLSSLEDLSIRGIQWCWDALCIMLQQARDVKHLFMKVEFTGNESLQPFPEIDFVEFFNNHPKLQTFDIHGAMFAALCQKNSLKKLETGFAIPCLEKVTITVRSPLNAEQKMNTLESLVRYARVLKRMVIRILRMKSNHSGADDFCDDVCKFRYMHQHLVQIE; via the exons atggactCTCTTCCTGATGCGCTCCTTCAATACATTCTTTCCAACATGACCGCTGCAAAAGATGTGGCTGCTTGCAACTGCGTCTCCAACCGATGGAAAGAGTCTACAGACTCTGTTCAGAAAATTACATTCCTCCGGAATTCTTTCGATAGCATCATCTCCaagactgatgatgatgatgatgatgattctgacACCATCTCCAAGACTGATGAATCTGACACCATCGTTCGCAAGATGATTTCCTCTTTCCGTCGTCTTGAGGAGCTTGTGGTCTACAGCCCATTCTCTAGCAATGGTCTAGCTTCTTGGATGGCCCATGTGGGTTCGTCTCTTAAGCTATTGGAGCTGAGAATGGATAATCTCGCTAGCGAAGACGCTATTGTAGAGGGTCCTTTGAAGCTTGACTGCGTTGGTGTGGCTAAGAATCTGGAGACTTTAAGGCTTTGGGGTGTTTTGATGATGAGCCCTCCCAAGTGGGATATGTTCCCAAACCTTCGCTGCCTCGAAATAGTTGGAGCAAGAACTGATGATGCCACTCTGTGTCATGCTCTCCGTGCTTGCCCGAATCTGAGTAACTTGCTTCTGCTAGCTTGTGAGGGAGTTAAGTCCATATCGATCGATCTGCCATACTTGGAGCATTGTAAGCTGGATTTCTATGGACCAGGTAACAGCGTGCTAGTCCTCACTAGTCCGAGGTTACTGTCCCTTGATGTTCAAGGCTGTAGCTTTATCCGTGTCCCTGAAACCAGATTCTTAAAGACCCTATCCATCTCCAATATTGCTG GGAGAGTTTACATGGTAGATTTTCATAACCTTTCGTCGCTTGAGGACTTGTCGATTCGGGGTATACAATGGTGTTGGGATGCGTTATGCATAATGCTGCAGCAAGCAAGAGACGTGAAGCATCTCTTTATGAAGGTTGAATTCACAGGCAATGAGTCCCTTCAACCATTTCCTGAGATTGATTTTGTCGAGTTCTTCAATAACCATCCCAAGCTTCAAACATTCGACATCCATGGAGCAATGTTCGCTGCGCTTTGCCAAAAGAACAgcctaaaaaag CTTGAGACAGGATTTGCAATACCGTGTTTGGAGAAGGTTACTATCACAGTAAGATCTCCACTGAACGCAGAACAGAAGATGAACACGCTCGAGTCGCTTGTGAGATATGCGAGAGTTTTGAAACGAATGGTGATAAGGATTCTTCGGATGAAGAGCAATCACAGCGGTGCAGATGATTTCTGCGATGACGTCTGCAAGTTCCGGTACATGCATCAGCATCTTGTTCAAATTGAATGA